From a single Daphnia pulex isolate KAP4 chromosome 2, ASM2113471v1 genomic region:
- the LOC124206957 gene encoding ubiquitin carboxyl-terminal hydrolase 48-like — protein MSKMDQASKEAWQWVESTEAGAITIDHIQTSYRLKVATCKPGKCKKNCKINPRCLVGLGEKVWLEDLKVTEEEQEDPCDIVRKEGNFVGLTNLGATCYINSLLQLWFHNPIFRKAIYSWVPFFDPSEKENKTLDLLGMGGFIPNSPVGKLQLLFAQMQFSKRSCVNPTSLITSLGIDTTTQQDAQEFSKLFLNLLEDKLSLQTDTTVSTMVYDQFRGEYEYVTRCSKCQKESSSPSAFYELDLSLGSKSDVTLDECLAEFLHEEKLEGTDQYFCENCSSKQNATRSIRLRHLPAMLNIQLLRFVFDRKTGLKKKVSSMVHFPFVVEMSNYVKTQGVEPSSLTYDLSAVLIHRGPSAYSGHYIAHIKDPVTGTWYKFNDEVVQKIEGTNFKLGIEEDLEDSKKGRAGAKVTKGSHGSSNAYMLVYSRRDAAKPESVPACSTTPSLSDPCSVLPPWVQTTIFNENENFEAWTRDTVSRKDESLKKSREKHSKMRRLYGSLPCNSLDQGEFIPTQWLSSWLGNDEKLRPIDNSILLCEHGKLNPEKFREYKLVSSSAADELYAEYSGGRRLNINDLCWDCVTTKCITSQLRSQLDNESKLIANLLKSKIDPNQPAFWIGKESLRSWKKMVLERMVNSERESMKVKNGVDSATNQIEEATISDLPITSKHKMERKRSNGQYNGSRSIVSERFDRQPDRSEWQVEFEKTLEWENRPSSASSVGEIGFNEDLLCPHDKLTADEGPRRLIHSAVWEILHRHFPEAIEFSSSEPPCEKCIRMAEQEGQTKESNRLLAMEQKSLLQDLFRSKNRPDPFAVQNGEIYVIAKEVIDKWRSFVRDSSRKEPVTCMSNAQLLCHHGGLLHRPSPDLESESMFVYLWPCEWEALSRFAKVDRVILLRRVVPEGTETGFSLNTEPAVCESCLEKRLEEERRSQLVYSRAAIYVRQVDKIGALTDNLTDAPSASTFSSSVAEDPDFQMGSETKRPRLDSTAQALAVSCPVPALSPATVGQQQQARRSSRQRRGRGEKEITVSSDQTLLDLKRDIMKKFQVAPFDQHLTCEGRDLNDNQATLASLRIFPGTVIILQADEPSEDPSLMEDYARTAIPEEGFKGTELLRS, from the exons ATGTCTAAAATGGACCAGGCTTCCAAAGAAGCATGGCAGTGGGTTGAAAGCACAGAAGCTGGAGCCATAACAATTGATCATATTCAGACTTCGTACAGGCTAAAAGTTGCCACTTGCAAACCTGGAAAATGCAA GAAAAACTGCAAAATAAACCCCCGGTGCCTTGTTGGACTAGGAGAGAAGGTATGGTTGGAAGATTTGAAGGtgactgaagaagaacaagaggaCCCTTGTGACATTGTGCGGAAAGAGGGCAATTTCGTTGGGCTGACCAATCTGGGAGCAACTTGCTATATCAATAGCCTCCTGCAGCTCTGGTTCCACAACCCCATATTTCGTAAAGCAATCTACTCCTGGGTTCCATTCTTTGATCcatcagagaaagaaaacaaaactcttGACCTGCTAGGAATGGGGGGTTTCATTCCAAATTCCCCAGTGGGTAAACTACAACTGCTGTTTGCTCAAATGCAATTTTCTAAAAGAAG ttgtgTTAACCCAACATCACTGATCACCTCACTCGGGATTGACACCACCACCCAGCAAGATGCCCaagaattttctaaattgtttCTTAACCTGTTAGAAGACAAACTCTCACTCCAAACAGACACGACAGTTTCTACCATGGTTTATGATCAGTTCAGAGGAGAATATGAATATGTAACAAG GTGTTCAAAATGCCAAAAGGAGTCATCAAGTCCTTCAGCTTTCTACGAGTTGGACTTGAGCCTTGGTAGTAAGAGCGACGTTACGTTGGACGAATGTCTTGCCGAGTTTTTGCATGAAGAAAAACTAGAAGGGACAGACCAGTACTTTTGTGAAAACTGCAGTAGCAAACAGAATGCGACGCGGAGCATTCGCCTTCGTCACTTGCCCGCCATGCTCAACATTCAACTCTTGCGATTCGTTTTTGATCG GAAAACTggactgaagaagaaagtcaGTTCCATGGtgcattttccttttgtcgTCGAAATGTCAAACTACGTCAAAACTCAGGGTGTGGAACCTAGCAGTCTTACTTACGACCTTTCGGCCGTATTAATTCACCGAGGACCCAGCGCCTACAGCGGGCATTATATAG cACACATTAAGGACCCAGTAACTGGAACTTGGTACAAGTTTAACGACGAAGTTGTGCAAAAGATTGAGGGCACCAATTTCAAATTGGGAATCGAAGAAGACTTGGAAG ATTCTAAAAAAGGTCGAGCTGGTGCCAAAGTTACTAAAGGGAGTCATGGTTCCAGCAACGCATACATGCTCGTGTATAGTCGACGGGATGCTGCCAAACCAGAAAGCGTTCCTGCTTGCTCTACAACCCCATCGCTGTCAGATCCCTGTTCTGTTCTGCCTCCCTGGGTTCAAACTACTATCTTtaacgaaaatgaaaacttcGAAGCCTGGACCCGGGACACAGTCTCTCGGAAA GACGAAAGTTTGAAGAAGAGTAGAGAGAAGCATTCCAAAATGAGACGTTTATACGGCAGTCTTCCGTGCAACTCGCTGGATCAAGGTGAATTTATACCTACCCAGTGGCTGTCGAGTTGGCTGGGAAATGACGAGAAGTTAAGACCAATTGACAATTCCATTTTACTCTGTGAGCACGGCAAACTGAACCCAGAGAAATTCCGAGAATACAAACTCGTTTCTTCCAGCGCG GCTGACGAGTTGTACGCCGAATATTCTGGTGGCAGACGTCTGAACATCAACGACCTGTGCTGGGACTGCGTTACGACTAAATGCATCACGAGTCAACTTCGGTCTCAACTGGACAACGAAAGCAAATTGATTGCAAATCTGCTGAAAAGCAAAATCGATCC AAACCAACCCGCATTCTGGATCGGCAAGGAATCTTTACGCTCCTGGAAGAAAATGGTGCTCGAGCGGATGGTGAATTCTGAACGGGAATCgatgaaagtaaaaaatggcGTCGATAGTGCTACCAATCAAATCGAAGAAGCAACCATTTCCGATCTGCCCATCACATCGAAACATAAG ATGGAAAGAAAGCGAAGCAACGGGCAGTATAATGGAAGCCGTTCGATTGTTTCGGAACGTTTTGATCGGCAACCAGATCGAAGCGAGTGGCAagttgagtttgaaaaaacgTTGGAATGGGAAAACAGGCCCTCGTCTGCGTCTTCTGTAGGAGAAATAGGATTCAATGAAGACCTATTATGCCCTCACG ATAAACTAACTGCCGATGAAGGACCACGTAGGCTGATCCATTCGGCTGTTTGGGAAATACTACATCGTCACTTTCCCGAAGCCATTGAATTTTCCTCATCTGAACCCCCCTGCGAAAAGTGCATT AGAATGGCGGAACAAGAAGGTCAGACCAAGGAGTCGAACCGACTGTTGGCCATGGAACAAAAATCGTTGCTTCAGGATCTGTTTCGATCTAAAAACCGTCCGGATCCTTTTGCGGTACAAAATGGCGAAATTTACGTCATCGCCAAGGAAGTGATCGACAAGTGGAGATCCTTTGTCAg GGATTCTTCCAGGAAGGAGCCAGTGACGTGCATGTCTAACGCCCAGTTGCTCTGCCACCACGGCGGATTACTTCACCGGCCATCGCCCGACCTCGAGTCCGAGTCCAT GTTCGTTTATTTGTGGCCCTGCGAATGGGAGGCTCTGTCGAGATTCGCCAAAGTGGACAGGGTCATCCTATTACGTCGCGTCGTCCCAGAAGGCACCGAGACCGGCTTCTCTCTCAACACGGAACCAG CCGTGTGCGAGAGCTGCCTGGAGAAGCGGTTGGAGGAGGAGCGCCGGTCGCAGCTGGTCTACAGCCGGGCAGCCATCTACGTCCGCCAAGTTGACAAAATCGGAGCCCTAACTGACAACCTCACCGACGCGCCATCGGCCTCGACCTTTTCGTCTTCCGTCGCCGAAGATCCCGACTTCCAG ATGGGATCGGAGACGAAGAGACCACGACTAGACAGCACGGCCCAGGCCTTGGCCGTTTCTTGCCCAGTGCCGGCCCTGTCACCGGCCACggtgggccagcagcagcaggccagGAGGAGCTCCCGCCAAAGACGAGGCCGCGGAGAGAAGGAGATCACCGTCTCGTCCGATCAGACCCTACTCGATCTCAAGCGTGAC attatgaaaaagtttcaagtGGCGCCGTTCGACCAGCATTTGACGTGCGAAGGACGTGATTTGAACGACAACCAAGCGACGCTGGCCTCTTTGCGCATCTTCCCCGGCACCGTCATCATCCTTCAG GCGGATGAGCCGTCGGAAGATCCGTCCCTTATGGAAGACTATGCACGGACTGCCATTCCCGAAGAAGGATTCAAAG GAACCGAACTCCTCCGTAGCTGA